The Rickettsiales bacterium genome includes the window AGAGATAATTCAGCAGATAGCAGGATTGCTATAGGTTTTGTGCCGAAAGAAAATTTAATCGGCAGGGCAGAAGTGGTGTTTTTTTCAAATGAAGCCCCATTAATTAAATTATGGGAATGGATAGTTTCATTTAGAGAAAATAGATTTTGGAAAAGGCTAGGTTAGTGTAAATACACTTAAAAAAAATAAAAAGATGAAACAAATATCTGATGAAAAAATTAGGGATTTAGAGCAGAAAATTGGCTATAATTTTCGCAATAGATCGTTGCTCGCACAAGCATTAACGCACCCAAGCACAAAAAAAACTCTCCATTCCAAAGATTATGAAAGGCTTGAATTCCTTGGGGATTCCGTAATTTCTCTACTGGTAAGTGAAATTCTTTACCAATATTTCCCGTTTGAAGATGAGGGAGCACTTGCAAAAAGGCGTGCAAGCCTAGTTTGCAGGGAAGGGCTTTCAGAAATTGCACAAAATATCAATCTTGGTGAATATCTAATTATCAGTGCTGGCGAAGAAGGTTCTGGCGGTCGCCATAATAAAGCGAATCTTGAAAATTGTTTTGAGGCCTTGGTTGCTGCAATCTATGTTGATAATGGCATAAATTCCGCAAGGGATTTTATAGATAAATTTCTAAAGCCATTTGTTTTTCAAGCTAAAGAGCCGCCGAAAGATCCCAAGTCAAAATTGCAAGAATGGGCGCAAAAAAATGGTTTTGATTTGCCTAAATATGATATTGTTTCAATCACGGGCCCAGCCCATCAACCAGATATTACAATAGAGCTTAAATTAAACGATAAATCTGTTATAAAAAATTCTTCTTCTAGAAAAGATGCAGAAAGAATGGCCGCCGAAGAAATGCTCAAAATTTTGGATATTGAAAATGCAAAATAATAAAAAATTTGGCTATGTTGTTATAGTTGGCTCACCAAATACAGGTAAATCAACGCTTACAAATGCAATAGTTGGTTCAAAAGTTACTATAGTTTCTCCTAAAGCACAAACCACAAGAAGCCGAGTTACAGGTATAAAAATCGTTGAAAATACTCAAATTGTTCTAATTGATACTCCGGGAATATTCAATCTAGCTGGCAATCTCAACAATAAATTAAATCGTTCAATTGTTGCAACGGCAAAAAATAGTTTAGAAAATGCTGATGTAATTTGCTTTATGATTGATGTTACAAAGGGCTTAAGAAAAAATGAGGAAATTGTTCTTAAAGAGCTTGAAAAACATAAATCACCTAAAATTTTGGTGCTTAATAAAATTGATTTGATAAATAAAACTAAATTATTTGAGATCGCAAAAAATATTTCAGAAAAAGCTGACTTTCAAAAGGTTTTTATGATTTCCGCTTCTAAAAATGATGGCGTTTTAGAGCTTGAAAAATATCTTGCTACAAGCCTTCCAAGTGGTGATTGGCAATTTCCAGAAGATGAAATTTCAACCATTCAAACGCAATTTTTATGCGCGGAAATCACTCGTGAAAAACTTTTTAATGCTCTGCAAGAGGAGCTTCCATATGGGCTTTATGTTGAAAATGAAAAATTTGAGGAGTCTGAAAAGTCAATAAAAATACACCAAGCAATTATTACAAATTCTGAGATGCATAAAAAAATTATCGTCGGCAAAGCCGGCTCTATGATTAAAAAAATCGGTGAGGAATCCAGAAAAGATATTGAAAATATTCTTGGTAAAAAAACTCATCTATTCTTATTCGTAAAAGTTACTGAAGGCTGGCAGAATAAAAACCAAGCCTACATCTCCTCGCAAATTGATTTAGCGAAATAGCGTCTAAAAAAGCACATCTAGAAAAAATTTCAAATTTTATACAATTAAATCTAAAGTTGTATTTGTATTCAAACTAAAATAGTTTTTTATTAGATATAAAATATTGTAATTTATAATTTCTAACCAACTTAATTTTATATGTCTAAGCGTTCTGCACTAGTTGTTGATGATTCATTTACAATGAGAAATATGGTTAGCCTTGCCCTGAAAGAAGAAGATTTTGATGTAACCCTCGCTGGTGATGGTGTTGAGGCTCTCAATGTTTCTAAAGGTAAAAAATTTGATGTTATAGTTACTGATATCAATATGCCAAATATGGACGGGCTGGAGCTTATAAAAAACCTTCGTGAAAAAGATGAATTCAAATTCACGCCAATTTTAGTTTTAACAACTGAAGGCGGTGATGATAAGAAGAAAGAAGGTAAAAAACTTGGTGCTACTGGCTGGATAGTTAAGCCTTTCAATCCTGAAGTTCTAATTGCTACAATTAATAAAGTATGCAGCTAAAAAATAAATCAGTAGTGAAAAAATTAGAAAATAAATTTGAAGATAATTCTGAAAACCTTGCTGATTTGGCCTCTATTAGAGGGGCGTTAAATGTGGTTGAGAAAATTATTCCATCAGTAAACAAATTACTTGAAGATAATATTTTATTGCTGAGTGAGGGTTTAACTCAAATAGCGAGTGAGTCAAAAAAAATGCAAAAATATTTATCAGAAAATTCAACGCCTGATAAAAATTTGTTAGAGGCTTTTTCGAAAAGAATAAATGATGGTGCGTCGCAAGCAATAGTGGGTATTCAGTTCCAAGATAGGGTTTCGCAAAATTTAGTTATCGCATGTGATATCGCAAGCAATTTAGATAATTTTATTGCGGGAAAATATAGTTTGCTTGAAGGAAATCTTAACAAAGATTTGTCAAAAGATATAATGAATTTAATCAAGCTTGGTGAGATTAGGGATAATTATTTAGAGATATTAAAATCTCTAAAATTGATAAATGACCCCTCTGAGGTTGGCTTTGTACCAAATTCACAAGCTGATAAAGTTTCAAGTGATGATGTTGAATTATTTTAATTAAAAAAATAATGGCAAAAAAAATAAATAAAGTTTCAAAAAAAACTCCATCAAAGCAAGTGGTAAGCAAGCCAAAAAAATCTAATGTTATTAAACTAAAAGAGTTGATGGATATTTCTTACGCTGAAAAATTCTATAGTGAAATGCAATCGCATATTTCTTCTGCTGAAAATAATATTTTCTTTGATGCCTCTGATGTAACTCG containing:
- a CDS encoding response regulator produces the protein MSKRSALVVDDSFTMRNMVSLALKEEDFDVTLAGDGVEALNVSKGKKFDVIVTDINMPNMDGLELIKNLREKDEFKFTPILVLTTEGGDDKKKEGKKLGATGWIVKPFNPEVLIATINKVCS
- a CDS encoding STAS domain-containing protein — its product is MAKKINKVSKKTPSKQVVSKPKKSNVIKLKELMDISYAEKFYSEMQSHISSAENNIFFDASDVTRITTPCVQIIISADKEAKENNIQIIFNEISEAFEKAFADLGLQENLNNLRG
- the rnc gene encoding ribonuclease III yields the protein MKQISDEKIRDLEQKIGYNFRNRSLLAQALTHPSTKKTLHSKDYERLEFLGDSVISLLVSEILYQYFPFEDEGALAKRRASLVCREGLSEIAQNINLGEYLIISAGEEGSGGRHNKANLENCFEALVAAIYVDNGINSARDFIDKFLKPFVFQAKEPPKDPKSKLQEWAQKNGFDLPKYDIVSITGPAHQPDITIELKLNDKSVIKNSSSRKDAERMAAEEMLKILDIENAK
- the era gene encoding GTPase Era — its product is MQNNKKFGYVVIVGSPNTGKSTLTNAIVGSKVTIVSPKAQTTRSRVTGIKIVENTQIVLIDTPGIFNLAGNLNNKLNRSIVATAKNSLENADVICFMIDVTKGLRKNEEIVLKELEKHKSPKILVLNKIDLINKTKLFEIAKNISEKADFQKVFMISASKNDGVLELEKYLATSLPSGDWQFPEDEISTIQTQFLCAEITREKLFNALQEELPYGLYVENEKFEESEKSIKIHQAIITNSEMHKKIIVGKAGSMIKKIGEESRKDIENILGKKTHLFLFVKVTEGWQNKNQAYISSQIDLAK